A genomic region of Cannabis sativa cultivar Pink pepper isolate KNU-18-1 chromosome 1, ASM2916894v1, whole genome shotgun sequence contains the following coding sequences:
- the LOC115706490 gene encoding U-box domain-containing protein 33, with translation MAVSSVSEVAQNVGRIRYPDISEVMSSSEGEIVPEPTERVTEDTIYVAVGKYVKESKSVLVWALQNSGGKKICILHVHVPAQMIPLMGTRFPANSLKDQEVRAYREIEKQKMHRSLDDYLFICDRMGVQAEKLHIDMESIEKGIIDLITKHKVTNLVMGAAADKYYSRRMMDLKSKKAIFVCQQAPGSCHIHFTCKGHLIHTRRSNLGGTDIEVTSLPVQPITETGQSNNNLRSQSVNLGQSYQATFTSQVQDPYRRVRSANNMKIGRMVSDISSLDGSEGGLSTPQNKKDAEGSCDEWDIVPRTPASGYSTCSSTPVMDAAFNSFVRNGGSDTGLDLTALPHSKEALTHSSPPSVLDGSIDETLYDHLEQAFSEAENAKREAFHEAVRRGKAEKDAIDAIRRAKASESLYAEELKHRKEVEEAVAKEKEELDKIKNQQNEVAEELRAAQDQKLLLESQIAESDEMVKKLEEKIISAVELLQSYKKERDDLQVERDNALREAEELRRNQGEGTNTHIPQFFSEFSFFEIEEATNNFDPSLKIGEGGYGSIYRGLLRHTQVAIKMLHAHSMQGPTEFQQEVDVLSKLRHPNLVTLIGACPEAWALVYEYLPNGSLEDRLCCKDNTSPLSWQTRIRIITELCSILIFLHSSKPHGIVHGDLKPANILLDANFISKLSDFGICRLLSNGDSSYSNTTLCCRTDPKGTFAYMDPEFLSTGELTSKSDVYSFGIILLRLLTGKPALGITKEVQYALDQGKLKTLLDPLAGDWPFVQAEQLARLAMRCCEINRRSRADLGSDVWRVLEPMRASCGGSSSFRLGSGEHFQPPSYFICPIFQEVMQDPHVAADGFTYEAEALRGWLDSGHDTSPMTNLTLEHCNLVPNHALRSAIQEWLQQH, from the exons ATGGCCGTGAGTTCTGTGTCTGAAGTTGCTCAAAACGTTGGTCGAATAAGGTACCCTGATATCTCAGAAGTGATGTCTAGTAGTGAGGGAGAGATTGTACCGGAACCCACAGAAAGAGTGACAGAAGATACAATATATGTTGCAGTGGGAAAATATGTGAAAGAGAGCAAATCAGTCTTGGTATGGGCGCTTCAGAACTCAGGAGGGAAGAAGATTTGCATACTTCATGTTCATGTGCCTGCACAAATGATACCCCTGA TGGGTACAAGGTTTCCAGCAAACTCGTTGAAGGATCAGGAAGTCAGAGCATATCGTGAAATTGAAAAGCAAAAGATGCACAGAAGTTTAGATGATTACCTTTTTATTTGTGATCGAATGGGG GTACAGGCAGAGAAGCTACATATAGATATGGAGTCCATTGAAAAGGGAATTATTGACCTCATCACCAAGCACAAGGTTACGAATCTTGTTATGGGAGCAGCAGCGGACAAGTACTATTCAAG GAGAATGATGGACCTCAAATCAAAGAAAGCCATTTTTGTGTGCCAACAAGCACCTGGTTCCTGCCATATACATTTTACTTGCAAGGGGCACCTCATTCATACCAG GAGAAGTAATTTAGGTGGAACTGATATTGAGGTAACATCTTTACCAGTGCAACCAATCACTGAGACAGGACAATCCAACAACAACTTGAGATCTCAGTCTGTTAATCTGGGACAGAGTTATCAAGCAACATTCACAAGTCAAGTTCAAGATCCTTATCGCAGGGTAAGATCAGCAAATAATATGAAAATTGGGAGGATGGTGAGCGATATTTCTTCCCTAGATGGTTCTGAAGGAGGACTGTCAACTCCTCAGAACAAAAAGGATGCAGAAGGAAGTTGTGATGAATGGGATATTGTACCAAGGACTCCAGCTTCAGGTTATTCAACATGCTCTTCCACTCCAGTGATGGATGCAGCTTTCAATTCTTTTGTGAGGAATGGCGGGAGTGACACTGGATTGGACCTAACTgcacttcctcattcaaaagaAGCTCTTACTCATTCATCCCCTCCAAGTGTATTG GATGGAAGTATAGATGAAACTCTTTATGATCATCTTGAACAAGCATTTTCTGAGGCTGAAAATGCCAAGCGGGAAGCATTTCACGAGGCAGTTAGGCGTGGGAAAGCTGAAAAGGATGCTATTGATGCTATACGCAGG GCAAAAGCATCGGAGAGCTTATATGCTGAGGAATTGAAACATAGGAAAGAAGTGGAGGAAGCGGTTGCAAAAGAGAAAGAGGAACTTGATAAAATAAAGAACCAGCAAAATGAAGTGGCGGAAGAACTTCGTGCAGCCCAAGATCAAAAACTATTACTGGAGAGCCAAATTGCAGAGTCTGATGAGATGGTAAAGAAATTGGAGGAGAAGATTATATCAGCAGTGGAGCTATTACAGAGTTACAAAAAAGAACGAGATGACCTGCAGGTTGAGCGTGACAATGCACTGAGAGAGGCTGAGGAGCTGAGAAGAAACCAAGGAGAGGGAACAAACACACACATTCCTCAATTCTTCTCTGAGTTCTCATTCTTTGAAATTGAGGAAGCTACCAATAACTTTGATCCATCCTTGAAGATTGGAGAAGGAGGGTACGGAAGCATTTATAGAGGTCTCTTGCGTCATACACAGGTGGCTATAAAAATGCTCCATGCTCATAGCATGCAAGGCCCCACAGAATTTCAGCAGGAG gttgatgTGTTGAGTAAGTTGAGACATCCCAATCTTGTCACACTCATTGGAGCTTGCCCAGAAGCATGGGCCCTCGTATATGAATATCTCCCCAATGGAAGTCTTGAAGATCGCCTTTGTTGCAAAGACAATACCTCACCATTATCATGGCAAACTCGCATAAGGATTATTACAGAGTTGTGTTCTATCCTTATCTTTCTTCATTCCAGCAAACCTCATGGTATTGTACACGGTGATTTGAAACCAGCCAACATTCTCCTTGATGCTAACTTCATTAGCAAACTTAGTGACTTTGGAATCTGCCGTCTGTTATCTAATGGTGATAGTTCATACAGTAATACCACATTGTGTTGCAGAACTGATCCAAAGGGCACTTTTGCATACATGGATCCTGAGTTCCTGTCAACAGGAGAGCTTACATCAAAATCCGATGTTTATTCCTTTGGAATTATACTGTTACGGCTGCTGACTGGAAAGCCAGCTTTGGGAATAACAAAGGAGGTACAGTATGCATTGGATCAAGGAAAGCTAAAAACACTCCTAGATCCTTTGGCTGGAGACTGGCCATTTGTGCAGGCTGAACAGTTGGCTCGCCTGGCGATGAGGTGTTGTGAGATAAACCGAAGGAGTAGAGCAGACCTCGGATCAGATGTTTGGAGGGTACTTGAACCAATGAGAGCTTCGTGTGGAGGCTCATCATCGTTCCGGTTGGGTTCTGGAGAGCACTTTCAACCTCCTTCATATTTCATTTGTCCCATCTTCCAG GAAGTAATGCAAGATCCGCACGTGGCAGCAGACGGCTTTACATATGAAGCCGAGGCTTTGAGAGGATGGCTGGATAGCGGACATGACACATCTCCGATGACAAATCTTACACTGGAACACTGCAATCTTGTTCCCAACCACGCTCTTCGTTCTGCCATTCAGGAGTGGCTGCAGCAGCATTGA